A single genomic interval of Camelina sativa cultivar DH55 chromosome 11, Cs, whole genome shotgun sequence harbors:
- the LOC104721943 gene encoding uncharacterized protein LOC104721943 isoform X1 has protein sequence MNKSNPAGSVTGSDIIDAKIEEHQLCGSKKCPSCGHKLEGKPQDWVGLPAGVKFDPTDQELIEHLEAKVLAKDFKSHPLIDEFIPTIEGEDGICYTHPEKLPGVTRDGLSRHFFHRPSKAYTTGTRKRRKIQTECDNNLQGSSSSGETRWHKTGKTRPVMVNGKQKGCKKILVLYTNFGKNRKPEKTNWVMHQYHLGTHEEEKEGELVVSKIFYQTQPRQCNWSSSTSSLNAIGGGGGEATSGGEYHMRRDSGTTSGGSCSSSREIMNVNPRNQSDEVGGIGGGVMAVAAAAVAAGLPSYAMDQLSFVPFMKSFDEVARREIPQTGQATCEGVMAEQHRHRHHRHQASASTSHHMANDHHHHHQQHQQQRHHAFNISQPTHPISTIISPSTSLHHASINILDDNPYHVHRILLPNENYQTQQQQRQEGEEEHNDGKMGGRSASGLEELIMGCTSSTTHHDVKDGSSSLGNQQEAEWLKYSTFWSAPDSSDNQDHHG, from the exons ATGAACAAGAGTAATCCTGCTGGTTCGGTGACTGGTTCGGATATAATTGACGCAAAGATCGAAGAACATCAACTTTGTGGATCCAAGAAGTGTCCTAGCTGCGGTCACAAGCTCGAAGGCAAACCT caGGATTGGGTTGGTTTACCAGCAGGAGTGAAATTTGACCCAACGGATCAAGAACTGATTGAACATTTAGAAGCGAAAGTCTTAGCTAAAGACTTTAAATCTCACCCTCTCATTGACGAATTCATCCCAACCATTGAAGGCGAAGACGGCATTTGCTACACTCATCCTGAGAAGCTTCCCG gAGTGACTAGAGATGGTTTAAGCAGACACTTCTTTCATAGACCATCAAAGGCGTACACGACGGGAACAAGAAAGCGAAGAAAGATTCAAACGGAATGTGACAATAATCTGCAAGGAAGTAGTAGTTCGGGTGAGACGAGGTGGCATAAGACCGGTAAGACAAGACCAGTCATGGTAAACGGTAAGCAAAAAGGTTGcaaaaagattttggttttgtacaCCAATTTTGGTAAGAACCGAAAACCGGAGAAAACCAATTGGGTAATGCATCAATACCATTTGGGGACAcatgaggaagagaaagaaggagagcTAGTTGTGTCTAAGATCTTTTATCAGACTCAGCCTAGACAATGCAACTGGTCGTCTTCGACATCTAGCTTGAACGCTATAGGCGGCGGAGGCGGTGAAGCTACTAGCGGCGGAGAGTATCATATGAGGAGAGATAGTGGGACTACTAGTGGTGGGAGTTGTTCTTCTTCTAGAgagattatgaatgttaatccTCGGAATCAATCAGATGAAGTAGGCGGCATTGGTGGTGGCGTTATGGCTGTAGCTGCTGCCGCAGTTGCGGCTGGGCTTCCGAGTTATGCAATGGATCAACTCAGCTTTGTTCCGTTTATGAAGAGCTTTGATGAG gTGGCGAGGAGGGAAATTCCTCAGACCGGGCAAGCTACATGTGAGGGTGTTATGGCAGAACAACATCGCCATCGTCATCATCGTCACCAGGCATCAGCATCAACATCACATCATATGGCTAAtgaccatcaccatcatcatcaacaacaccaacaacaacggCACCATGCATTCAACATAAGCCAGCCTACACATCCAATATCAACCATTATATCTCCATCGACTTCGCTTCACCATGCCTCCATTAATATCCTTGACGATAATCCTTATCATGTTCATCGAATCCTGCTTCCCAATGAAAATTACCAG ACACAACAGCAACAACgtcaagaaggagaagaagaacataatGATGGGAAGATGGGAGGAAGGTCAGCTTCTGGATTGGAGGAACTCATAATGGGCTGCACTTCTTCTACCACTCATCATGATGTAAAAGAT GGGTCATCATCATTGGGGAACCAACAAGAAGCAGAATGGTTGAAGTACTCCACGTTTTGGTCAGCCCCTGACTCTTCTGACAACCAAGATCATCATGGGTAA
- the LOC104721937 gene encoding acid phosphatase 1-like — MFSRSSSSITFFFIVSFLAVLVNPAISSRASSFFTKHPQHSSIASNCESWRLASETNNAGSWKVVPSRCVNSVKNYITGGQFDNDYNIVARYVIAYAKRVKLGGDGKDAWVFDIDETLLSNLEYYKAHGYGSEPYDDTKFNEWAVQGKAPAFDASLKLYKALKRLGFTIILLTGRDESQRSITAKNLRDAGYFGWNRFLLRGKNDQGKTATQYKSEQRSKVVKEGYKIHGSTGDQWSDLQGFAVAARSFKVPNPMYYIA; from the exons ATGTTTTCTCGTAGTTCAAGCTCGATTAcgttcttcttcatcgtctcttTCTTAGCCGTCTTAGTGAATCCGGCGATCTCTTCTCGGGCCTCCTCGTTCTTCACCAAGCACCCGCAGCATTCTTCCATCGCTTCCAACTGCGAGAGCTGGAGATTGGCCTCCGAGACCAACAATGCAGGAAGCTGGAAGGTGGTTCCGTCCAGATGTGTTAACTCCGTTAAAAACTATATCACTGGAGGCCAGTTCGACAATGATTACAACATCGTTGCTCGTTACGTCATCGCCTATGCTAAAAGGGTCAAGCTTGGCGGAGATGGCAAGGACGCGTGGGTCTTTGATATCGATGAGACGCTTCTCTCAAATCTTGAGTACTACAAGGCTCATGGTTACGG GTCTGAACCATACGACGATACTAAATTCAATGAGTGGGCGGTTCAAGGAAAAGCACCAGCTTTTGATGCGAGCTTGAAGCTCTACAAAGCTCTCAAGAGACTTGGTTTCACTATCATTCTGCTAACCGGCAGAGATGAAAGTCAAAGAAGTATTACTGCGAAAAATCTCCGGGACGCCGGTTATTTCGGTTGGAACCGATTTCTCTTGAG GGGTAAAAATGATCAAGGAAAAACAGCAACACAGTACAAATCAGAGCAGAGATCAAAAGTGGTTAAAGAAGGCTACAAAATTCATGGAAGTACCGGCGATCAATGGAGTGATTTGCAAGGTTTTGCCGTGGCTGCTCGTTCCTTTAAAGTCCCAAATCCGATGTACTACATTGCTTGA
- the LOC104721940 gene encoding acid phosphatase 1-like, whose amino-acid sequence MASSPLSLSIWFFFFFVFVFLIDSSISTRTSFIKLPGSDDGSRYCDSWRLAAETNNAGTWDVIPSVCVDSVADYLNGEQFLSDYNVIADYAIAFAKTVEIPGDGKDVWIFDIDETLLTNIDYYKAHGYGSEPFESNTFNEWVVQGTAPAFDASLRLYNALKKLGFTIILLTGRDEDQRSFTETNLRDAGYSGWERLLLRGPKDQGTSATNYKSEQRSKLIEEGFKIRGNTGDQWSDLLGFAVADRSFKVPNPMYYIA is encoded by the exons ATGGCGTCTTCTCCTCTTAGCCTTTcgatttggttcttcttcttcttcgtcttcgtcttcttaatCGATTCGTCCATCTCTACTCGCACCTCCTTCATCAAACTCCCGGGAAGCGACGACGGATCTCGCTACTGCGACAGTTGGAGATTAGCCGCCGAGACCAACAACGCCGGAACTTGGGATGTGATCCCGTCCGTTTGCGTCGATTCAGTCGCTGATTATCTCAACGGAGAACAGTTCTTATCCGATTACAACGTCATCGCCGATTACGCCATCGCTTTCGCGAAGACGGTTGAAATCCCCGGCGACGGCAAGGACGTGTGGATCTTCGATATCGACGAGACGCTCCTCACTAATATCGACTACTACAAGGCTCATGGTTACGG GTCTGAACCATTCGAGTCGAATACTTTTAATGAGTGGGTAGTACAAGGAACAGCTCCAGCTTTTGATGCGAGTTTAAGACTTTATAATGCTCTCAAGAAACTTGGTTTCACTATCATTTTGCTAACCGGACGAGACGAGGATCAAAGGAGTTTCACTGAGACAAATCTCCGCGACGCCGGTTATTCCGGTTGGGAACGGCTCCTCTTGAG aggtccaaaagatcAAGGGACATCAGCTACAAATTACAAATCAGAGCAGCGGTCGAAACTGATTGAGGAAGGTTTCAAAATCCGAGGCAATACCGGTGATCAATGGAGTGATCTTCTTGGTTTTGCCGTGGCTGATCGTTCTTTCAAAGTCCCAAATCCCATGTACTACATTGCTTGA
- the LOC104721936 gene encoding acid phosphatase 1, with product MTFSRSRSVSFFILALFAVLINPAISSRASSLIKLPNSDETPDESPSESQVIAHCAAWRLAVETDNAGKWKVVPRGCVVYVKNYYSSGQFDADYDVLVVYITNYAKTIKLAGNGKDAWVFDIDETLLSNFPYYKAHGYGSEPYDNTQFNRWVVTGKAQAFDASLRLYNVLKELGFTIILLTGRDESQRSITEKNLLYAGYSGWNRLLLRGHEDQGKAATQYKSEQRAKVLKEGYTIHGSTGDQWSDLQGFALAARSFKVPNPLYYIA from the exons ATGACGTTTTCTCGTAGCCGCTCGGtttccttcttcatcctcgCTCTATTCGCCGTCTTGATCAATCCGGCGATCTCTTCACGTGCATCATCCCTCATCAAGCTCCCTAACTCTGACGAAACTCCCGACGAATCTCCCAGCGAATCTCAAGTCATCGCTCACTGCGCGGCCTGGAGATTAGCTGTGGAGACCGACAATGCCGGCAAGTGGAAGGTGGTTCCTCGCGGATGCGTTGTCTACGTTAAAAACTACTACAGCAGTGGCCAGTTCGACGCGGATTACGACGTACTCGTTGTTTACATCACCAACTACGCTAAAACGATCAAGCTTGCCGGCAACGGCAAGGACGCATGGGTCTTTGACATCGATGAGACGCTTCTCTCGAATTTCCCGTACTACAAGGCTCATGGTTACGG GTCTGAGCCGTACGACAATACTCAATTCAATAGGTGGGTTGTAACAGGAAAAGCCCAAGCTTTTGATGCGAGCTTGAGGCTTTACAATGTTCTCAAGGAACTTGGTTTCACAATCATTCTGCTAACCGGCCGAGATGAAAGTCAAAGGAGTATTACTGAGAAAAATCTCCTCTACGCCGGTTATTCCGGTTGGAACCGACTCCTCTTGAG GGGTCATGAAGATCAAGGGAAAGCAGCAACACAGTACAAATCAGAACAGAGAGCAAAAGTGCTTAAAGAAGGCTATACAATACATGGAAGTACAGGCGATCAATGGAGTGACTTGCAAGGTTTTGCCTTGGCCGCTCGTTCCTTCAAAGTCCCAAATCCATTGTACTACATTGCTTGA
- the LOC104721943 gene encoding uncharacterized protein LOC104721943 isoform X2, whose amino-acid sequence MNKSNPAGSVTGSDIIDAKIEEHQLCGSKKCPSCGHKLEGKPDWVGLPAGVKFDPTDQELIEHLEAKVLAKDFKSHPLIDEFIPTIEGEDGICYTHPEKLPGVTRDGLSRHFFHRPSKAYTTGTRKRRKIQTECDNNLQGSSSSGETRWHKTGKTRPVMVNGKQKGCKKILVLYTNFGKNRKPEKTNWVMHQYHLGTHEEEKEGELVVSKIFYQTQPRQCNWSSSTSSLNAIGGGGGEATSGGEYHMRRDSGTTSGGSCSSSREIMNVNPRNQSDEVGGIGGGVMAVAAAAVAAGLPSYAMDQLSFVPFMKSFDEVARREIPQTGQATCEGVMAEQHRHRHHRHQASASTSHHMANDHHHHHQQHQQQRHHAFNISQPTHPISTIISPSTSLHHASINILDDNPYHVHRILLPNENYQTQQQQRQEGEEEHNDGKMGGRSASGLEELIMGCTSSTTHHDVKDGSSSLGNQQEAEWLKYSTFWSAPDSSDNQDHHG is encoded by the exons ATGAACAAGAGTAATCCTGCTGGTTCGGTGACTGGTTCGGATATAATTGACGCAAAGATCGAAGAACATCAACTTTGTGGATCCAAGAAGTGTCCTAGCTGCGGTCACAAGCTCGAAGGCAAACCT GATTGGGTTGGTTTACCAGCAGGAGTGAAATTTGACCCAACGGATCAAGAACTGATTGAACATTTAGAAGCGAAAGTCTTAGCTAAAGACTTTAAATCTCACCCTCTCATTGACGAATTCATCCCAACCATTGAAGGCGAAGACGGCATTTGCTACACTCATCCTGAGAAGCTTCCCG gAGTGACTAGAGATGGTTTAAGCAGACACTTCTTTCATAGACCATCAAAGGCGTACACGACGGGAACAAGAAAGCGAAGAAAGATTCAAACGGAATGTGACAATAATCTGCAAGGAAGTAGTAGTTCGGGTGAGACGAGGTGGCATAAGACCGGTAAGACAAGACCAGTCATGGTAAACGGTAAGCAAAAAGGTTGcaaaaagattttggttttgtacaCCAATTTTGGTAAGAACCGAAAACCGGAGAAAACCAATTGGGTAATGCATCAATACCATTTGGGGACAcatgaggaagagaaagaaggagagcTAGTTGTGTCTAAGATCTTTTATCAGACTCAGCCTAGACAATGCAACTGGTCGTCTTCGACATCTAGCTTGAACGCTATAGGCGGCGGAGGCGGTGAAGCTACTAGCGGCGGAGAGTATCATATGAGGAGAGATAGTGGGACTACTAGTGGTGGGAGTTGTTCTTCTTCTAGAgagattatgaatgttaatccTCGGAATCAATCAGATGAAGTAGGCGGCATTGGTGGTGGCGTTATGGCTGTAGCTGCTGCCGCAGTTGCGGCTGGGCTTCCGAGTTATGCAATGGATCAACTCAGCTTTGTTCCGTTTATGAAGAGCTTTGATGAG gTGGCGAGGAGGGAAATTCCTCAGACCGGGCAAGCTACATGTGAGGGTGTTATGGCAGAACAACATCGCCATCGTCATCATCGTCACCAGGCATCAGCATCAACATCACATCATATGGCTAAtgaccatcaccatcatcatcaacaacaccaacaacaacggCACCATGCATTCAACATAAGCCAGCCTACACATCCAATATCAACCATTATATCTCCATCGACTTCGCTTCACCATGCCTCCATTAATATCCTTGACGATAATCCTTATCATGTTCATCGAATCCTGCTTCCCAATGAAAATTACCAG ACACAACAGCAACAACgtcaagaaggagaagaagaacataatGATGGGAAGATGGGAGGAAGGTCAGCTTCTGGATTGGAGGAACTCATAATGGGCTGCACTTCTTCTACCACTCATCATGATGTAAAAGAT GGGTCATCATCATTGGGGAACCAACAAGAAGCAGAATGGTTGAAGTACTCCACGTTTTGGTCAGCCCCTGACTCTTCTGACAACCAAGATCATCATGGGTAA
- the LOC104721941 gene encoding rosmarinate synthase-like, giving the protein MFAKEKTIMEEDCVRFICKRTVVSTRSIEPGRLYKFSVLDHVMEPNHIRLVYYYRSSKTREPGEITKKLRESLAYTLNCYPIVTGRLVKETDGKEEKEDVNPRWKVKSNDAGVRMVEARAAGSVEEWLRSVNREEELKLVHWEDMYQLHYYWSTFNVQVTEFESGGLAIGLSCSHLLADSVCAMMFIRAWADLTLSRSMMAPPIFHPLPPRRFVNERVISNNQLLSQYIKSCSLMVSPSNVTEDHMVTVTLLFPDPLVRAGDNEPGISTFEILAGLFWICVSRAKGKRNELMDMSLCLDVRKLLRLDQSYFGNCMVYHKVPYSKPVKTKDKMLLLFHAVEEIQNITKRLDYDTVMDLIEWLGSNNNGAISNGSDLVCTNLENMSHPRPMMFEEDLVLSHVSCYVKGPVAGGGQVIVLPSPSGKGQKSRVVMVSLPEREMVKVVEDELLLSFSPVVIMKNTKQI; this is encoded by the exons atgtttgcCAAAGAGAAGACAATAATGGAGGAGGACTGTGTGAGATTCATATGCAAAAGAACTGTGGTGAGCACTAGATCGATCGAGCCAGGGAGATTATACAAGTTTTCGGTATTGGACCACGTTATGGAACCAAACCATATTCGTCTAGTGTACTATTACCGGTCTTCCAAGACTAGAGAACCGGgagaaatcacaaaaaaattaagggaGTCATTAGCATACACACTCAATTGTTATCCGATTGTAACCGGAAGATTGGTTAAGGAAACTGATGGTAAGGAAGAAAAGGAGGATGTAAACCCGCGGTGGAAGGTGAAGAGCAACGACGCTGGCGTGAGGATGGTGGAGGCGAGAGCAGCCGGGTCAGTTGAGGAATGGCTTAGGAGTGTTAATAGAGAGGAGGAACTCAAGCTTGTTCATTGGGAAGACATGTACCAACTTCATTATTATTGGTCTACCTTTAATGTTCAG GTGACTGAGTTTGAAAGTGGTGGGTTAGCTATTGGGTTAAGTTGTAGCCATCTCTTAGCTGATTCAGTCTGTGCAATGATGTTTATTCGAGCTTGGGCAGATTTAACTCTGTCTCGATCCATGATGGCTCCACCAATCTTCCACCCGTTGCCGCCTCGCCGGTTTGTTAACGAGAGAGTGATCTCTAACAACCAACTGCTTAGCCAGTACATCAAATCTTGTTCTCTAATGGTTTCACCGTCAAACGTTACGGAGGACCATATGGTCACCGTTACTCTTCTATTCCCGGATCCGTTGGTCAGAGCAGGCGATAATGAGCCAGGGATTTCGACATTTGAGATTTTGGCCGGACTATTTTGGATATGTGTGAGTCGAGCCAAAGGGAAGAGAAACGAGCTCATGGACATGTCCTTGTGTTTAGACGTTAGAAAATTACTGCGTTTAGACCAAAGCTATTTTGGTAATTGCATGGTTTATCACAAGGTTCCCTATTCTAAACCGGTTAAAACCAAAGACAAAATGTTATTATTGTTTCACGCTGTTGAAGAGATTCAAAACATAACTAAGAGACTAGACTACGACACGGTGATGGATTTGATCGAATGGCTGGGTAGCAATAATAATGGTGCGATATCTAATGGTTCGGATCTCGTGTGTACTAATTTAGAGAACATGTCTCATCCGCGTCCAATGATGTTCGAGGAAGATTTGGTTCTGAGCCACGTTTCTTGTTATGTTAAAGGACCTGTAGCTGGAGGTGGACAAGTCATAGTGCTTCCCTCACCGTCAGGTAAGGGACAAAAGAGCCGAGTGGTTATGGTCAGTCTTCCTGAAAGAGAGATGGTTAAGGTTGTAGAGGATGAGCTTCTTCTAAGCTTTTCTCCGGTTGTaataatgaaaaatacaaaacaaatataa
- the LOC104721942 gene encoding leucine-rich repeat extensin-like protein 4 yields the protein MSKKKKDNNLKVLCFVLFLGGLIQTDASFGVGGGVGVGIGGGGGVWIGGGYNNGGNRNAVPGSAQNSVAYNALQAWKSAITEDPSGVLKTWVGSDVCSYKGVFCSGQTITSIDLNHANLKGTLVRDLALLSDLNILHLNSNRFSDQIPDSFKNLVSLQELDLSNNILSGPFPLVTLYIPNLVYLDLRFNSFSGLIPEELFNKRLDAILLNNNQFAGEIPRNLGNSPASVINLANNRFSGEIPTSFGLTGSRVKEVLLLNNQLTGCIPESVGMFSDIQVFDVSYNSLMGHVPETISCLSAIEILNLAHNKFSGEVPDLVCSLRSLINLTVSFNFFSGFSSQCYSRISFGFDFVGNCIPGRNSQRPQPDCSGYSGGAMSCFRIPTQPLACAAISVGLKEGNDQYTSSLP from the coding sequence atgtctaagaagaagaaagacaacaaCTTAAAGGTTCTCTGTTTCGTCCTGTTTTTGGGTGGTTTGATTCAGACAGATGCTTCTTTTGGAGTAGGAGGTGGTGTTGGAGTCGGAATCGGTGGCGGCGGTGGTGTTTGGATTGGCGGCGGATACAACAACGGTGGTAACCGTAATGCAGTTCCAGGATCAGCTCAGAACAGTGTAGCTTACAATGCACTCCAAGCGTGGAAGTCAGCGATTACAGAGGATCCATCAGGTGTTCTTAAAACATGGGTTGGGTCAGATGTTTGTTCTTACAAAGGTGTGTTCTGTTCTGGTCAAACTATAACCTCCATAGATCTTAACCATGCAAACCTCAAAGGCACACTTGTCAGAGACCTAGCTTTACTCTCAGACCTCAACATCCTCCATCTCAACAGCAACAGATTCTCAGACCAAATCCCAGATTCTTTCAAGAACTTAGTTTCCCTTCAAGAACTTGACCTAAGCAACAACATACTCTCAGGTCCTTTCCCTTTAGTCACACTCTACATCCCAAACCTGGTTTACCTCGATCTCCGGTTCAATAGTTTCTCCGGTTTAATCCCTGAAGAGCTTTTCAACAAACGGTTAGACGCGATTCTCCTCAACAACAACCAATTCGCCGGAGAGATACCAAGAAACCTCGGGAACTCTCCGGCTTCGGTGATTAATCTCGCGAACAACAGATTCTCCGGCGAAATCCCGACGAGTTTTGGCCTCACGGGATCGAGGGTGAAGGAAGTTTTGCTCTTGAATAACCAGTTAACCGGTTGTATACCGGAATCTGTTGGTATGTTCTCCGATATCCAAGTCTTTGACGTAAGCTACAATTCATTGATGGGTCATGTCCCAGAGACCATCTCTTGCTTGTCGGCGattgaaattttgaatcttgCCCACAATAAATTCTCCGGCGAGGTTCCTGATTTGGTCTGTTCGTTGAGGAGTTTGATTAATCTCACTGTttctttcaacttcttctctgGCTTTAGCTCTCAATGTTATTCCAGGATTAGTTTCGGGTTTGATTTCGTCGGTAATTGTATCCCCGGGAGGAACTCGCAGCGGCCTCAGCCGGATTGTTCTGGTTATTCCGGCGGTGCTATGAGCTGTTTTAGGATTCCGACGCAGCCTTTAGCTTGTGCTGCAATAAGTGTTGGATTAAAAGAGGGTAACGATCAGTACACTTCATCTCTTCCATAA